In Amblyraja radiata isolate CabotCenter1 chromosome 28, sAmbRad1.1.pri, whole genome shotgun sequence, one DNA window encodes the following:
- the LOC116988865 gene encoding solute carrier family 13 member 5-like isoform X1: MLACLRSLREFRDPLALTLPVMMLLPLPLVLRCQEAYCGFIVLLMAVYWCTEVIPLAITAILPVLLFPMFGIMTSKEVCKQYMKDTNMLFLGGLMVAVAVETCNLHKRIALRALLFVGVRPALLMMGFMGVTAFLSMWISNTATTAMMVPIAQAVLDQLSTTAPQPGAPEPGHGQTARGQELEEKDATVEGIQPALISPVMQTQDANVEREMEVSAVPHSDEQREQQRLRKMLSLAVCYSASIGGTATLTGTGPNLVLKGQFSQIFPDNGDVINFASWFGFSFPNMLIMLTCCWLWLHLLFLGVNFGRLRMDNSPREQAAYGIIQEEYRKLGLMSFAEKLVLGLFVLLITLWFTREPGFVSGWGSIFNWEGKKFVTDATVVMFITVLMFIMPSRRPRIKGWAWKRTVEAEPGIDSSERKDHRSGRLLEWKEVQRKLPWNVVLLLGGGFALAKGCEVSGLSLWLGSHLLPLQNLPPWVIAALLCLLIAIFTECTSNVATATLFLPILASMAVLIKLNPLYVMIPGTLSTSFAFMLPVATPPNAIVFSYGHLRVTDMVKAGFVLNLIGVVSVTVAINTWGRAMFHLDTFPAWANISSSL; the protein is encoded by the exons ATGCTGGCGTGCCTGAGGTCGCTGCGGGAGTTCCGCGACCCTCTCGCTCTCACTCTGCCCGTCAtgatgctgctgccgctgcccctCGTCCTGAGGTGCCAG GAAGCCTACTGTGGATTCATCGTGCTCCTGATGGCCGTGTACTGGTGCACCGAGGTCATCCCTCTAGCCATCACTGCCATCCTTCCCGTTCTCCTCTTCCCTATGTTCGGAATCATGACGTCTAAAGAA GTGTGCAAGCAGTACATGAAAGACACCAACATGCTCTTCCTCGGCGGGTTAATGGTGGCAGTGGCCGTGGAGACCTGCAACCTCCACAAGCGCATCGCACTGCGGGCCCTCCTCTTTGTTGGCGTCCGGCCCGCTCT GTTGATGATGGGCTTCATGGGCGTGACGGCGTTCCTCTCCATGTGGATCAGTAACACGGCCACCACCGCCATGATGGTGCCCATCGCCCAGGCCGTGCTGGACCAGCTCAGCACCACCGCGCCACAGCCGGGAGCTCCAGAGCCGGGACACGGACAGACCGCCAGAGGCCAGGAACTGGAGGAGAAGGATGCCACAGTTGAAGGGATTCAACCAG CTCTGATCTCTCCGGTGATGCAGACTCAGGACGCTAACGTGGAGCGGGAGATGGAGGTGTCCGCGGTCCCGCACAGCGATGAGCAGAGAGAGCAGCAGCGGCTACGGAAGATGCTCTCTCTGGCCGTCTGCTACTCTGCCAGTATCGGGGGCACGGCTACTCTCACCGGCACCGGCCCCAACCTGGTGCTGAAGGGGCAGTTCAGCCA GATCTTCCCCGACAATGGAGATGTGATCAACTTTGCCTCCTGGTTTGGCTTTTCCTTCCCGAACATGCTGATCATGCTGACCTGCTGCTGGCTCTGGctgcacctgctgttcctggGAGTGAA TTTTGGGAGGTTGCGGATGGACAACTCGCCGAGGGAGCAGGCGGCCTACGGCATTATCCAGGAGGAATACCGCAAGCTGGGTCTCATGTCCTTCGCTGAGAAGCTGGTCCTCGGCCTCTTCGTCCTGCTGATAACCCTCTGGTTCACCAGGGAGCCGGGCTTTGTGTCCGGCTGGGGCTCCATCTTCAACTGGGAAGGCAAGAA GTTTGTAACCGACGCCACAGTAGTGATGTTCATCACGGTTCTCATGTTTATAATGCCGTCTCGCAGGCCACGGATCAAGGGCTGGGCCTggaagaggacagtggaggctgaGCCAG gcatTGACTCCAGTGAGCGGAAGGATCACCGCTCTGGCCGGCTCCTGGAATGGAAAGAGGTCCAGCGGAAGCTGCCCTGGAATGTGGTGCTGCTGCTGGGAGGAGGCTTTGCCCTGGCCAAAGGATGTGAG GTATCGGGCTTGTCCTTGTGGCTGGGCAGCCATCTGCTGCCGCTGCAGAACCTGCCGCCGTGGGTCATCGCTGCCCTGCTCTGCCTGCTTATCGCCATCTTCACCGAGTGCACCAGTAACGTGGCCACTGCCACCCTCTTCCTGCCCATCCTGGCCTCCATG GCCGTCTTGATCAAGTTGAACCCTCTCTACGTCATGATCCCAGGTACCCTCAGCACTTCCTTCGCCTTCATGTTGCCAGTGGCCACTCCACCCAACGCCATCGTCTTCTCCTACGGCCACCTCCGGGTGACCGACATG GTCAAGGCGGGGTTTGTTCTCAACCTGATCGGCGTGGTGTCGGTCACTGTGGCCATCAACACCTGGGGCCGTGCCATGTTCCATCTCGACACATTCCCTGCTTGGGCCAACATCTCCAGCTCACTGTGA
- the LOC116988865 gene encoding solute carrier family 13 member 5-like isoform X2, translating to MLACLRSLREFRDPLALTLPVMMLLPLPLVLRCQEAYCGFIVLLMAVYWCTEVIPLAITAILPVLLFPMFGIMTSKEVCKQYMKDTNMLFLGGLMVAVAVETCNLHKRIALRALLFVGVRPALLMMGFMGVTAFLSMWISNTATTAMMVPIAQAVLDQLSTTAPQPGAPEPGHGQTARGQELEEKDATVEGIQPALISPVMQTQDANVEREMEVSAVPHSDEQREQQRLRKMLSLAVCYSASIGGTATLTGTGPNLVLKGQFSHFGRLRMDNSPREQAAYGIIQEEYRKLGLMSFAEKLVLGLFVLLITLWFTREPGFVSGWGSIFNWEGKKFVTDATVVMFITVLMFIMPSRRPRIKGWAWKRTVEAEPGIDSSERKDHRSGRLLEWKEVQRKLPWNVVLLLGGGFALAKGCEVSGLSLWLGSHLLPLQNLPPWVIAALLCLLIAIFTECTSNVATATLFLPILASMAVLIKLNPLYVMIPGTLSTSFAFMLPVATPPNAIVFSYGHLRVTDMVKAGFVLNLIGVVSVTVAINTWGRAMFHLDTFPAWANISSSL from the exons ATGCTGGCGTGCCTGAGGTCGCTGCGGGAGTTCCGCGACCCTCTCGCTCTCACTCTGCCCGTCAtgatgctgctgccgctgcccctCGTCCTGAGGTGCCAG GAAGCCTACTGTGGATTCATCGTGCTCCTGATGGCCGTGTACTGGTGCACCGAGGTCATCCCTCTAGCCATCACTGCCATCCTTCCCGTTCTCCTCTTCCCTATGTTCGGAATCATGACGTCTAAAGAA GTGTGCAAGCAGTACATGAAAGACACCAACATGCTCTTCCTCGGCGGGTTAATGGTGGCAGTGGCCGTGGAGACCTGCAACCTCCACAAGCGCATCGCACTGCGGGCCCTCCTCTTTGTTGGCGTCCGGCCCGCTCT GTTGATGATGGGCTTCATGGGCGTGACGGCGTTCCTCTCCATGTGGATCAGTAACACGGCCACCACCGCCATGATGGTGCCCATCGCCCAGGCCGTGCTGGACCAGCTCAGCACCACCGCGCCACAGCCGGGAGCTCCAGAGCCGGGACACGGACAGACCGCCAGAGGCCAGGAACTGGAGGAGAAGGATGCCACAGTTGAAGGGATTCAACCAG CTCTGATCTCTCCGGTGATGCAGACTCAGGACGCTAACGTGGAGCGGGAGATGGAGGTGTCCGCGGTCCCGCACAGCGATGAGCAGAGAGAGCAGCAGCGGCTACGGAAGATGCTCTCTCTGGCCGTCTGCTACTCTGCCAGTATCGGGGGCACGGCTACTCTCACCGGCACCGGCCCCAACCTGGTGCTGAAGGGGCAGTTCAGCCA TTTTGGGAGGTTGCGGATGGACAACTCGCCGAGGGAGCAGGCGGCCTACGGCATTATCCAGGAGGAATACCGCAAGCTGGGTCTCATGTCCTTCGCTGAGAAGCTGGTCCTCGGCCTCTTCGTCCTGCTGATAACCCTCTGGTTCACCAGGGAGCCGGGCTTTGTGTCCGGCTGGGGCTCCATCTTCAACTGGGAAGGCAAGAA GTTTGTAACCGACGCCACAGTAGTGATGTTCATCACGGTTCTCATGTTTATAATGCCGTCTCGCAGGCCACGGATCAAGGGCTGGGCCTggaagaggacagtggaggctgaGCCAG gcatTGACTCCAGTGAGCGGAAGGATCACCGCTCTGGCCGGCTCCTGGAATGGAAAGAGGTCCAGCGGAAGCTGCCCTGGAATGTGGTGCTGCTGCTGGGAGGAGGCTTTGCCCTGGCCAAAGGATGTGAG GTATCGGGCTTGTCCTTGTGGCTGGGCAGCCATCTGCTGCCGCTGCAGAACCTGCCGCCGTGGGTCATCGCTGCCCTGCTCTGCCTGCTTATCGCCATCTTCACCGAGTGCACCAGTAACGTGGCCACTGCCACCCTCTTCCTGCCCATCCTGGCCTCCATG GCCGTCTTGATCAAGTTGAACCCTCTCTACGTCATGATCCCAGGTACCCTCAGCACTTCCTTCGCCTTCATGTTGCCAGTGGCCACTCCACCCAACGCCATCGTCTTCTCCTACGGCCACCTCCGGGTGACCGACATG GTCAAGGCGGGGTTTGTTCTCAACCTGATCGGCGTGGTGTCGGTCACTGTGGCCATCAACACCTGGGGCCGTGCCATGTTCCATCTCGACACATTCCCTGCTTGGGCCAACATCTCCAGCTCACTGTGA